Part of the Candidatus Hydrogenedentota bacterium genome is shown below.
GTCGATAGTGGCAACGGACATATCGCCGTGAAGTCGCTGGATCGAAACGGCTTCGAGAAGGTGACCTTCAGCGGCGAGTATCCCATAGGTCGCGTTCGTTACGAAAGCCGCGAGTTTCCAGTGACTGTCGAATCGGAGGCGTTTAGTCCATTCATACCGCTGAATGCGGTGGATTCAGGAATTCCCGCAACCGTCTTTCACATAACCGTCGAGAACAATTCGAAAGCTCCGCTGACTGTGAGGGCCGTGGGGCAGTTGGAGAATGCCGTATGCTCGGCGTTTGCTCGCCGATATGAGGTTCATCGGAAGACGGAGTACACCTTCAAGTCGGATCGCGCACTCTGTCTGCATTCCGCGCTTTCTCCAGAGATTGCAGACGTTGACGCAGCGAACAGAGATCCCATTATCTTCGAGACATTCGAAGGGCAAGACTACGGCTCATGGCAGTCATCGGGCACGGCTTTCAAGGTGAAGAGTGCCCCAGACGCCAAAGAAAAGCCCACACCTGCAAAGAGCTTCGAAGGACTCGGGCTTGCCGATTCGCGCGTGGGCGGCGACGAAGCCCAAGGTACGTTGACGTCTCCCGTTTTCACCATCCAGCGGCGATTCATCAACTTCTTGATTGGCGGCGGCACGTGGCCAGACAAAACCTGCGTGAATCTCATGGTAGACGGTAACGTTGTACGCTCGGCCATGGGTAGGCACAACGAAGAACTCGCGTGGCATACCTGGCGTGTGGACGAATGGCAAGGCAAAGGGGCGTGCCTGGTGATTGTCGACAAAGTGAGTGAGGGGTGGGGGATAGGCGTCTCTCACATTTACCTCGACCAAATTGAGTTCTCTGATTCGCCTCGCGTCGATGTGCGAGGGAACATTCTGGATGCCCCGGACTACGGCACACTGGCGCTGGCCTGCACCGAACCGGGGACATTTGAAGATGCCTTGCTTGGCGCCGCGCCTGCGAGTGCACCCAAAGAAGTCGTCGTAGAACTCACTGCTGAGTACCCTTCGAGCGAAAAACGCCTTGGCATTCTCTCGACTAAGCCCACGGGAATCGTTCCCGGCGGTAAACATACCTTCACGTTTGTTGTGAGCTGGCATTTTCCCAATCAGATCAACGGAGACCGATTCGTTGTCACGCCATGGGATTCGGGTCCCATCAATCGTGGACATTACTACGCTGAAAAATTCGGCGATGCCGGCGATGTGGCGAACTATATCATCGCAAATCATGAGCGGCTCACAAATGACACCCGCCTGTGGCGCGATATTTATTACGACAGCACGCTTCCGTATTGGCTGCTCGATAGACTGCACTCCACAGCTTCTTACCTCGCAACGGGTACGTGTCAATGGTGGAAGAACGGACGGTTCTGGGCGTATGAGGGTGTCGCCTGTTGTATCGGGACCTGCGCACATGTCTGGAACTACGCCCACTCGCACGCCCGTCTCTTCCCTGAACTCGCGCGAAACGTGCGTGAAATGCAGGATTTCGCGCCTCGCTCCGAGGGAGGAGGTTTCGATCCCGAAACAGGCCTAGTAGGCTTCCGCGGCGATGCCAAGTACGCGGCAGACGGTCAGTGCGGGACCATTCTCAAGGCCTACCGCGAACACCTTATGTCATCCGACACAACGTTCCTTTCACGCAATTGGGCTTCAATCAAGAAGGCACTGGAATACAGCATCAGCCGCGATGCCAATTCGGATGGGATGATAGAGGACGTCCAGCCCAACACCTATGATATTGATTATTACGGCGCAAACACGTTTGTCGGTTCGCTGTATCTCGCCGCGCTTCGGGCTGGTGAGGAAATGGCCAAAGAAATGGGAGACCCTGAGTTCGCCGCGCGTCTCCGCGCCATTTTTGAAAAGGGCTCGCGTCTTTCCGTCGAACGTCTGTGGAACGGCGAGTACTTCATTCAAGACGTAAATCTCCAGGAACACGCAAAGCATCAGTACAAGGACGGTTGTCTCAGCGACCAACTATTCGGGCAAGGGTGGGCGCATCAATTAGGACTCGGATACATCTATCCTCGTGAAAATGTCATCAAAACCCTCGAATCGATTTGGAAGTACAATTGGGCGCCTGACGTTGGCCCGTATAACGAGGCCCACAAGCCACAGCGTTGGTTCATCACGCCCGGCCAAGCTGGTCTCATTACCTGCACGTGGCCCAAAGGCGACTACCTCACCGAAGGCACCCTGTATCGAGAGGAAGTCTGGACGGGTATCGAATATCAGGTCGCGGGGCACATGATTTGGGAAGGCCATGTCACCGAGGGACTGGCTCTGTGCAGAGCCGTCCACGACCGTTATCATCCCGATTTGTTCAATCCCTATAACGAAGTCGAATGTGGCGATCATTATGCCCGTGCCATGGCGAGCTGGGGCGTATACCTGGCGCTGGCGGGATATTACTACCACGGACCCAAGGGTCGGCTTGGTTTTGCGCCACGAATCTCACCGAGCGACTTTAAGGCCGCGTTCACAACAGCCGAAGCCTGGATCACATACTCGCAGAAAAGGGATGCCTGGCGTCAGACAAGCGTGGTGAGTGTGCGCAAGGGATCGCTGAGACTGAATACGCTTACCTTGGCCGCGAAGAGAAGCCCAATGACCTGCAAAGTCTCGGTGAACGGCAAGCGGATCGACTGCAAGATCGATGTGCGCGGGAATGACGTAGACATCGCATTTTCAGAGTTCCTCAATCTTGCGGCGAATGATTTGCTGGAGGTAGCACTTTCATGACTGGATTGCGCGTGCTGAGTAGTGGGGACGCATCCCCGCATCGATAACGCCCCCCAAACATCCTGGGACCGTGTCTCGGGGTGTATCGTGCAAGGTAGGGGCTCGACGGCTCAATGCCGCCGGGCCCCTGCCGACTTTCTTGGAATGCGCTACTTCTTTCGGATGGCCAGGAAGTCGAGGCCAATGGGTTTACCTGCCTCAACCGGAGTCAGCACCAATTCGTGTTCACCCTCTTTCAACTGGGTCACGATTCCTGACACCAATTGCGATATTACGTGGTAAGGCGCAATCAGACTCACTGAATCTTTGCCATTGAACACAACGGGCGTGCCGTCAATCGCTGCTCGGAAAGCGCCGCCGTCGGGACGGTACATGCACGCCAGATTCAAGACATAGTCGCCCTTCTCAGGAATCGACAATGTCAGGCGCAGCGTTTCGTCCGTTTTCTGCGGAGTCCACACAAGCGCCTTACCGCCCTGCCATTGTCCGCTTTGGACAAACGTAGTGTTCGTCGGGCCCTTTGCGATATCTTCACACGCCTTGAACTCCCATCGAACCGCCCCAAAATGCGGCAACGGTTCCCACGTCGGAGGCAATGCAGGTCTACGCACGTCTTCATTGGTGATCGTTACATGGTCGTCCATGAATCCAGGACGTGCATAGAGGTAGCTTAATCGCGCATAGGAGAATCCTTCCGTGCGCTCGTGGCTGAACAACTCCATGTAGAAAGCGATGCCGCTTCTGAAAGGCAGCGGATCCATGATGTGCCACCGGTAATTGACGACGAATCCGCGGTTAGCGGGACCGTCATTTCGGGGCTGGCCACAGTAGGGGTAAGTAAACAGATCAAAAGCGGACCACGCATAGTTGAAGTAGTCTTCGGACCCGGTTCCAAACGTGGACGGTCGCACATCTCCATCCACAAATATCTTCTCGTCGCCTTCTCCCCACCAGTTGCCCCAAGACGTCGGCACACAATTGGGATTGAGCAACATGACGGCCGTTCCGACATACATGCCTTGGCCGCGCGCAATCACAAACGGCAAGTCCTGCGCGCCCATTGTATCGTTGCCCGATGCGACGAGATCATGATTCACGCGCCAACGAGCCCGAAAATGCATCGACGATGCGTCGTCCCACGTGTAATTGTCGGGTAGAACGGAGCCCGAAATCGTCACTTCCTGGTCTCCGCGGTTCTCAAAGATGATCTGCGCGGATTGCTTGAAGGGCATGACATAGCGGCATGTCATTGTTCCGTCTGGTTCGACCGTGAAGGGAACGGAAGTATAGGGATTGATGCCCGGAGCCGCCCCAAAGAAATCGCCTATTGGCGACTGCACTTGTCCCCACGGCGCTTTGTCGAAGACAATGTGCATGATCGTCTGACGCAGCGCCAGATCGACATCCGATGCCGTGAGCTTCAGTGTTAACCGCTCAATAAGTCCAGGCCCTTCCAGCTTCAACGATTCGACTGTCCCTTTGGCCTGCAATTTTGCCTCGATCGGCGCCGCCTCCTTCTTCGACCGATACTCGAAGTTCTTAGCAGGGTCCGTCAAGACCGCAATCGCCCGGCGGATAGAATCTGCATTCGTCTTCACGTCGTCCGCGGAGAATGTCTTCACCTCCGCACCTTCGTCGTACTTGCGGATTTGAATCTCGTAGAAGTGTGTGTCCTTTGGATTGCCTATCCACACAACGCGGCACAGTTTTGCGAACGGAATCGGCGCATATGCCGCGTTTCTCTGGTAGAACGGACCTGTCAACTGTTCCCGTGTCAATCCAGAACCAGGCAGGAATGGGTCATACGGATGAAGGAAGAATTCCTCGGCATTCCCTTCGTAGAATGGCTTGTCGAGGTTATCGAGATAGACACGAACCGTACCGGCAATCTTTGCGGTCCACAAACGCACTACCGCGCCGGGTCCGTCAACGTGGCACATCAGGTATTCGCCTGGCTTGCTGCCTTGCGCTGGAGTCAATACGGTCTCGAAGTTCGGAATCTTCTCGTTGCCGAATCCATCGTCATTCCCAAACCACTTTTCTCCGCCCGGTACGGTGCTCTGGTGATCGTACGACGAGAATTGCACGGTCCTATACGACGGAGACGGAAACTGAGATAGACGGCGCATGTCCGCCATTTCATCAACAAGGCTGCCCGTAGTGATAGGCGCTCCCAACGCGGAACTCGCGATGGTCAGGCATACGACAAGAATTCCTGCGAGTCTCATGATTTGCTCCTCGTTCCAGTAGTGTTTTTCCAGCGAAGGCTAACCGCTATTCCGTCGCCGTGCCCAAGCTTCGAGGCTGTGATCGTTGGCACCACACGCGCCCGCCGTCAATACGTCACTTACCCGAAGCGTTCTTTCGCGGCAGGAAGAGCGAGACCTCTCGGTGCATACAGTACATCCGGTACCGTTGCCCGTCATTCACCAAGATCCCGCTGGAGTTGTCGACACCGATTATTGGATTGCCTGGATACTTCTGCCAGTGAATGAGATCCTTGGATGCCGCAACGTTCATAGTCCACTTGTCGGGTCCATTCGCCGGCGCAGTCGCATGGTAATACGCGTAGTAGCAATCATCGTACTTCACGATCTGATTGAGAGCGATCATCTTCGTGTCATACGGTTCGGGACCCCGCTTAATCACCGGTTCATCCTGAATGTTCTTCCACGTCTTCAAGTCTTTCGAGGTCGCTACCCAGATTGCCTCGTCGTCTCGCTCGTAGAACAAGTACCACACTTCGTTTTCGAACAGGACGCACGGTGTCCCAAACGGTCCGGGTTTCAATGGGGAACCGTCTGCATATCGAATGTCGAGCGTACCTCGATCGGTCCACTGGACACGGTCTGTTGATGTGAGCAAATGGGCGTGGTCATTAGTCCCTTCCGCGAACATGTAGTACGTGTCGCCCTGCTTCACCACGATCATGTCTTCTACCCATGTCCGATCGTAAATTGGTGCATCAGAATACCGCTTCCACGTATACCCGTCCGTCGATGTGGCAAGACCCAGCTTCATGACAGGTGCTTTTCCTGGCACGTACCCCGTGTACCACATGGTGTAGGTGTCGCCTTCTTTCATGATCCACCCTCGTTCCCGGATGGCCTCATCCCAATGCCCTGGACCGCTGCCTTCAAAGAGCGGGTTATGTCCGTAGGGCACGAAGTCCACCAACTCAGAGGGGAATGGCAACGGAGGCTCGGCTGCTGCCATGAAAAGTGACACTGCTACACTTAGAGACAAGAGCATTCGTTGAACCTCCACGGAATTCGCGTGCTACTCCCGCGCAGTGGCTCCGGACCCACTGCTCTTCATCACCCTGGACGACTACAATTGACGGACAGACGCGCGTTCCAGAAGTCTCGGTGCGACCCATTGCGTTACTATGCCGCGTCCCGTCTGGTTGGTGATCGCTTTCACCAGCAAATCGGCCGCTTGTTCGCCTAGAACCTCCGGGTGGATGTCTACCGTCGTGAGTGGAGGACCTAAGAGTTCGGCGAAATCGATTCCGTCGAATCCCACAACACTGAGGTTGTCCGGTATTTCCAAAGACAATTCATGCGCGGCCCGGTATACGCCCATTGCGACCATGTCATTGAAACAAAGTAGCGCGGTCGGCCGGGTTGCCGGGTTCTTCAAGACCTCCAGAGCACCTTGATAACCCGCGACGGCTGTTTCCCCCGTGTCGATGATAACTGCGTCCGAGACGGCGATGTCATGTTCGATGAGGCTCTCAACAAAACCGAGTTTGCGCTCTTTCGCTCCCAACGAAAACGTCGGACCCGCGAGGTGCCCCAGTTTTCGATGGCCCTTTTCGATGACATAGTCTGTGGCCATCTTCATGCCAAGGCGGTTGTCAAAATTGACTGAATGTGTCTCTATTCCTTCCAACTTGCCTTGTGCCACGATAGGCACCCGCTCATTGACAATCTCCTGCGCGTGGATGCCGCCTCGCCCCTCGGCCCCCTTTAGGACGATGTACCCCGCAGGCCGGTATGCATGCAGGCTGGCCAGCGTTTCCGGGTCGTCCTGGTCCTCCGGCCGCACGTTGTGAAACAAAATGTGGTAGCCATGCGCTTCCAGGACGGAGTTCATCCCCCGAAACGTCATCATGTGGAAGGGACTACCCAGATTGGAGGCCAGCACGGCCACCATCCTCGACAATTCGCCCACAAGCGTCCGGGCAATCATTCCCGATTCGTAGTTGCCTTTCCGAATGCACTCCAGGACCTTTCGTCTCGTGCTTTCTCTGACGTTTGTCTTGCCATTCAGAACTGCCGAGACTGTAGAACGTGACAGACCTGTCAGGCGGGCAATCTCGCTCG
Proteins encoded:
- a CDS encoding DUF2961 domain-containing protein, which encodes MRLAGILVVCLTIASSALGAPITTGSLVDEMADMRRLSQFPSPSYRTVQFSSYDHQSTVPGGEKWFGNDDGFGNEKIPNFETVLTPAQGSKPGEYLMCHVDGPGAVVRLWTAKIAGTVRVYLDNLDKPFYEGNAEEFFLHPYDPFLPGSGLTREQLTGPFYQRNAAYAPIPFAKLCRVVWIGNPKDTHFYEIQIRKYDEGAEVKTFSADDVKTNADSIRRAIAVLTDPAKNFEYRSKKEAAPIEAKLQAKGTVESLKLEGPGLIERLTLKLTASDVDLALRQTIMHIVFDKAPWGQVQSPIGDFFGAAPGINPYTSVPFTVEPDGTMTCRYVMPFKQSAQIIFENRGDQEVTISGSVLPDNYTWDDASSMHFRARWRVNHDLVASGNDTMGAQDLPFVIARGQGMYVGTAVMLLNPNCVPTSWGNWWGEGDEKIFVDGDVRPSTFGTGSEDYFNYAWSAFDLFTYPYCGQPRNDGPANRGFVVNYRWHIMDPLPFRSGIAFYMELFSHERTEGFSYARLSYLYARPGFMDDHVTITNEDVRRPALPPTWEPLPHFGAVRWEFKACEDIAKGPTNTTFVQSGQWQGGKALVWTPQKTDETLRLTLSIPEKGDYVLNLACMYRPDGGAFRAAIDGTPVVFNGKDSVSLIAPYHVISQLVSGIVTQLKEGEHELVLTPVEAGKPIGLDFLAIRKK
- a CDS encoding glycosylase gives rise to the protein MLLSLSVAVSLFMAAAEPPLPFPSELVDFVPYGHNPLFEGSGPGHWDEAIRERGWIMKEGDTYTMWYTGYVPGKAPVMKLGLATSTDGYTWKRYSDAPIYDRTWVEDMIVVKQGDTYYMFAEGTNDHAHLLTSTDRVQWTDRGTLDIRYADGSPLKPGPFGTPCVLFENEVWYLFYERDDEAIWVATSKDLKTWKNIQDEPVIKRGPEPYDTKMIALNQIVKYDDCYYAYYHATAPANGPDKWTMNVAASKDLIHWQKYPGNPIIGVDNSSGILVNDGQRYRMYCMHREVSLFLPRKNASGK
- a CDS encoding LacI family transcriptional regulator, with the translated sequence MSIVNPSKSRRPITTSEIARLTGLSRSTVSAVLNGKTNVRESTRRKVLECIRKGNYESGMIARTLVGELSRMVAVLASNLGSPFHMMTFRGMNSVLEAHGYHILFHNVRPEDQDDPETLASLHAYRPAGYIVLKGAEGRGGIHAQEIVNERVPIVAQGKLEGIETHSVNFDNRLGMKMATDYVIEKGHRKLGHLAGPTFSLGAKERKLGFVESLIEHDIAVSDAVIIDTGETAVAGYQGALEVLKNPATRPTALLCFNDMVAMGVYRAAHELSLEIPDNLSVVGFDGIDFAELLGPPLTTVDIHPEVLGEQAADLLVKAITNQTGRGIVTQWVAPRLLERASVRQL